The sequence AAAGCAAAGAACATCTCTGTAAGAATACATTGTGTGGTTTTTCTTAGAGTTAACACTTCACAGAGATGGTGACGTTTCTTCCTGCATCAATCTCCACCCATAAAAACTGCACATGAATGTACAGACACAttactttttcacagtttgCTGATCACAAACAGGAGACATTTCAAACATGAGCGCTGTGTTTGGACTGTTGGTGATTTTGCTTCAAGTCTCTCATGGTGAGTTCTTTGAGTATATCACAGATAACTGCTGGCTCTGGCATTGTGGGGATACAATGTTATTATAAATGATTAGCCAATCAACACAGTTTGATATAAATATGACTTGTAAACAGCTTAAACAGAGTGTTGATGGAATGTGAAGTTCATGAAGAACTAAATGTTGAGATACAGTAAATgaaatgctgtgagaaaaatcAAATGATGTTGCAGATCTACATTTAGTCTGTCAGACATTTCCTTCAGACTGAATAAATGACTAGATGACTTTGGTGCCTGTCTACCTTCATTCATGCCAACTCATGATCAACGGTAAAGAAAATTGATCATACTTATGAAACAGATATAGCAATATAATTTTTACTTCATGACTTTGACTTCCTTGTCAAAGTCTTTAACACAAACTACCAATGATGCAACTCACCACTGACAATTCATCCTGAGGTTTAGAGAAACTTCTTCCTGTTTGCAGACTGTGGTCAGAAAAAAACGCAAACCATCTGAGTCTTTGAGTTTGACCAATTGTCTTTGTCATTTTCCTTTAATCTGcagaaataaaggttaaaataatTTCAAGACATGTttctaaaacatatttttaaaacttccaGGTGTGGAAACCTCCTGTGATGGCAGACAGAATGGAGCTGAATGTTACGGAGCTCTAGGAGGAACTCTGCTCCTCCGGCTGATGGATGATGCATCAGAaatatttaaatttgatttgaagAAAGAAACAACAGTAATACTACAGGGGAGGAGGGGAAATATTCTGACTGATCTGACAAAAAGCAGATTCTCATTTACTCCTAACAATGGAACATTTAGGATCAATAACCTGAGTAGAGATGATGGTGGACAATATAGTAGTACAGCTTATTTAGATTCAAGTGGAACAAATCCAGTGGCGCAGACTCTTCAGTTGATCATTCAAGGTAAATTATTATATTTGCTCTCTGAGGAATTAATAATTATATAGATCGACATATATGTCATTTTCTACACATGTATGATGTATCCAAATATGTCTTGTCTTACAAATTGTATAAAATGACCTTGTTTCTGTTCTGAAAACTcctctgtctttatttccttcagCTCCTGTGTCCTCTGTCCAGCTGGTCTCTGAGTGTCTGTCTCAGGGAGAGATGAGGGTCTCCTGCTCCTCTGGGGGAGGGGACAGTCCTCAGTACAGCTGGACTCTGAATGGACGCAGACTGAAGAAatctcagctcctctcaggaAATAGTGAGGGTCAGATCGTCACTCTGAAACGAGATGTGTCAGGACTACTGGTGTGCACAGCCAGAAATCGCATCAGTAGTGTCTCAAAAAGAGTGAAGATTTCACCTTGTGGTAAGTTTTggcaagagaaaaaaacagtttgatatCACTGAAATTGATAATGATTTTCTCAATTGCAACACATTTAGCATCTGCTCCAAATGATGCGTTGTCATAGCATAGAAAAATACAGAGAGCCATAATCTGCACTTTGCCCTTGGTCTAAGATAAACTTGAAAAATTGTGAATGTGCCCTTTAAATGTTACAACACCATCATACTTAGTTCCAAATCAATGTCCTTTTTaagtttattgtttttattttctgcttaaATAAAAGTACATAaacattaaaagtaaaatgtaatcattttgCTGCATGTAGAACAAACTAAATGTGAACTAAGTGTGGGATTGACTTACTGTCCCTTCTccttttctatttctttctttatttttgttcaaaTATCCAGGTGTAGAAACCTACTGTGATGGCAGATATGATGGAGCTCAGTGTTATGGAGCTCTGGGAGGATCTGTGCTCCTGCAGCTGATGGAGAACTCCTCGGAGATATTTAGATacgaatggaaaaaaaaatcaacagtaATTCTACatgggaggaaggagaggattGTGACTAATCTGATAGAAAACAGATCCTCATTTACTCCCAGTAATGGGACATTTAGGATCACTAAACTGAGCAGGAATGATGCCGGTGAATACACTGTCATGATCTTTGACTCAAATGAAGCAGTTATAGAGAAGCAAACTCTACAGTTGACCATTCAAggtaagtgtttgtttttgtccacaGATTGAGGAATCAATAATAGTCAGAAGTTTAAATGTACCATTCTACATATATCCATATCTATGTGTACTCTGTTTTGAAATGTACAAAGGTTATTTTTTAACCTCAGagtctattttaaaatatagaaaCTACGGGCAGAGGCCTTGATTTTATGAGCCAAATTTTCTGGTTTCCATGTGCAAGAAACCTGTGTGACAAAAATCAATCAGCATCAATGTTTCCCAACTTCTTTAAATGCTTCAGAAATGATCATTCTAACCACAATACAATAAATCAGCATTTCAGGAgatgttttcctctcttctgtccTGAAAAAGCTAACAATTTTACTTTTTGAAAATTTGCATCATGATGCTGTTACTTTGGCAAATTTAAAAGCTGTCAGTTGTAAGTATATTACATGAATAGCAAATTTCAGTTAATACCGATGAAGTGGAGAGCAGAGCCTCGGTGTAATTTGTTGTTTACAGTGAAAGTGAGACTCACAGGTGCACATCTGGAGTATGGACTGTACCAAGTATTTATACTGCAGTCATATTTCAAGGGGCAAATTTAATTTCACATGAGGAAAAGGGGAAGTCTTGGTCAGTTCATCGCTGATGGGTTCCAAGACTCTTATAATATAAACtcatttctgtctgtgtttcctgcagttccTGTGTCCTCAATCCAGCTGGCCTCTGAGTGTCTGTCTCAGGGAGAGATGAGGGTCTCCTGCTCCTCTGGGGGAGGGGACAGTCCTCAGTACAGCTGGACTCTGGATGGACACACGCTGATGAaatctcagctcctctctggaaATAGTGAGGGTCAGATCATCACTCTGAGGCAAGATGTGTTGGGAATGCTGGTCTGCACAGTCAGGAATCACATCAGTAGTGTCTCAGATGAAGAGAAGACAGAGTCCTGTGGTAAACAAGAACATGATAAGAAAAACTTTGATAGCTATAACACCTGAAGTTTAAACATGTATCAatcatttttctgtttctcccAAACAGGATTTGAATTCTTTGACTGCACCTTACTCAATGGGACCTACATATCACAGTGGTTGCGGCCATCTGATGAAATTCAGTGTGTCAAGCCAGCTCTTAGTCTGGGTAAGAAGAATAGCATCAGGGTGTCCATAAACCTCTTTATCCACATTACACACATCAtatacactaacacacacaaccCATTTTTTCTTACACCTTAAGCAaactttaaatttttttgtcCTCTTGTCTGAACAGATATCTCCCTGCTCATATGTGTTCTGGAAGCAGCTGTGTTTTTTCTGATAATAATTGGTATCTTCCTCTACTTTGCttggaggaaaaataaactaCTGAAAGGGGAAGGCTCTGCAGTCCCTGAAGAGGTGGAATATGACAACAATTCTGTTGTAATGGTTGAAATGAGAAGCTCTGCAGCTGAACCTTAACTTTCTGAAACCAAAACCTTTATGTCACCTCTAACCCGCTGTGACTGGGCCGTGTATCTACAGAGCTGAAAACTTAAGGTTTAGATTAGAAAATCATTTCTGTTTGAATTTTTTGTCCATTTTACTTCATTCAAACTTCAATATGAATTTGTGTGaacaaagcttttattttatgtgtcaTTAAGGcgtttcttttttaatgttatcatactgttgttttgtgtaaCATCGTGCTCGTTTGAAaatatgttgtctttttaaaatatatattgatggaatatacagtatatacagttttattcactttttgcatcattatttgactttttttgtttgtttgtttttcttactttatttatgtattttctgtcttaAGTGAAGATATGTAGGGGGTGGGGGTTAGGGGAAGTGAAAAGTTTTTGTGAGTGTTTTGCACTCATATGAAAATAATAGAAAcaatattgaaaaaagaaattcttctttgttttcatttttttgtcatttttatttcatcaatAATTGTAAATAATTCTCAGGCAATGCATTTTGATTTTATCTGTGTCATTAAGATGTTTATTTTCtaatataataatactttaGATTTTGTTTCTCCTTGCTATCCAATGAAAAATATTGTCTTTGTAAAATATGTATTGAAGGAATAGATATACAGgtttctttttcactttttgtatcattatttgaCTCTTagtatatttttaaaagcatgacGTATACCTTACTTTGGATTTAAGAACTGATGataatacaaacatttaatGTTTAAGCCTTGAACTTTGTTGATAatagttttcttttcatttctgatCATATTTAATCACTATTATGAGTCTGTTTGGCTTCCATATATAGAATATTTCAGGGTCAATCAACTATcaatagaaaaataatcatgaatCTGTTCAAACTTTTACTAAAATAGTCTTCCTCCCTACATTCTACCTGTTCAAACATGCATTTGGTTAATCATCCAACAACTTTATATGCACTATTAGTTGATTGTCTGTTGTATTCACTTACTTTCCTTTATTCTGACACACGTAACTGTGGATCATGTAACCACAGCACATTTTATGCTGCCTTATTCCCttcattgtatttcttttttctgcatgttttgtctttgtaaCGCACTTTGTCACTCTTGTCTGTGAAaagctctatacaaataaactttacttacttacatactgaGTGTTTATCCTCCCTGCAAGCTGCCACTGGAGGGTGCTAGAGACTCATtagattcaaaccaggaacacTTTTAGATCACAGTGGGCCGAAAGCAAAGTGgcaaaatacacattttagcAAAtgacttttgaattctgttgatgtctAACATAACACAatgtttcaatatttttttcctattctttttttattcatggaCAGAAGTCTGATATAAAATAGGCCCAGAGCAAATACCCTTGAAATATTCAAAAgatgacaaaaaatgtttccaaaatCCAAGTTCATGTATACTACATTGAATCATTTTACTTatcgtttgtgttttcagaaatgtaattgtttgtcatttttttgcCGTTGGTGTTTCTCTTAAATGAACCCCTCTATATCTTTAAAGTGAAACTGATTTGTattatcaaatcaaattaaatcgaCTGTAtttacaaagcactttaaacacaacacagttgaaAGGTGAAAAAGCAATAGAATGAAATTCATAGATGTCATGGGttgctttagtttagttttgtattttctttggttaatatctgtctttgatttaatttgtagATTTAACTtgtgtcctcattcagctttcCACacggagagctgaatgaggacagaaatgttcGTATATCATATATGTACAAATATACGTATATTGATATATATAGTTAGCGTGTTTTCATTGTCAAGGTTGCTGCTCACTCTGTCTGGGGTCCAATCAACTATATCAAGCACCTCACTATACACATCACTTACTTAAGTGAGAAAAACAGAATTAATGTATCCATTTAGCCATGTTATATTTATAGTCCACTTAGTGTTGATCTCTAGatacagtgtttttgttatattttatcttcatatttTGTTAAAGTATTTCTAACCCTTATTTGCTATCTTCTGAATATTTTAAAGGTTAACAACATAATTCAAAAGTCATTTGCTGTGCCAAAGAgctaaaatgtatattttgccACTTTGCTTTTGGCCCACTGTGATCTAAAAGTGTTCCTGGTTTGAAGCTTACATGTACATTTCCCTGGATACATCATCTCATGAGTCTCTAGCACCCTCCAGTGGCAGTCTGCAGCAAGGATAAACACTCAGTATTTAAGTAAATcaagtttatttgtatagccaagtcacaaag is a genomic window of Notolabrus celidotus isolate fNotCel1 chromosome 8, fNotCel1.pri, whole genome shotgun sequence containing:
- the LOC117817982 gene encoding hemicentin-1-like, with product MSAVFGLLVILLQVSHGVETSCDGRQNGAECYGALGGTLLLRLMDDASEIFKFDLKKETTVILQGRRGNILTDLTKSRFSFTPNNGTFRINNLSRDDGGQYSSTAYLDSSGTNPVAQTLQLIIQAPVSSVQLVSECLSQGEMRVSCSSGGGDSPQYSWTLNGRRLKKSQLLSGNSEGQIVTLKRDVSGLLVCTARNRISSVSKRVKISPCGVETYCDGRYDGAQCYGALGGSVLLQLMENSSEIFRYEWKKKSTVILHGRKERIVTNLIENRSSFTPSNGTFRITKLSRNDAGEYTVMIFDSNEAVIEKQTLQLTIQVPVSSIQLASECLSQGEMRVSCSSGGGDSPQYSWTLDGHTLMKSQLLSGNSEGQIITLRQDVLGMLVCTVRNHISSVSDEEKTESCGFEFFDCTLLNGTYISQWLRPSDEIQCVKPALSLDISLLICVLEAAVFFLIIIGIFLYFAWRKNKLLKGEGSAVPEEVEYDNNSVVMVEMRSSAAEP